A genomic window from Parasteatoda tepidariorum isolate YZ-2023 chromosome 10, CAS_Ptep_4.0, whole genome shotgun sequence includes:
- the LOC122269898 gene encoding ATP-dependent DNA helicase PIF1-like, whose amino-acid sequence MIPRKAIEMIDRTFRDLLANEIPFGGKIIILGGDFRQVLPVVKKATHMQVINETIKYSFLWPFFEILHLTINMRVKAGNQEFANWLLTIGNGELLHLDASTPDLYCKDIISWFFEKIDCLNTNFINHIILSPQNDEVNKVNENILSRVPGEEVISYSIDKATLYGVDKSDGREEEATLRYSIEYLNSINLPGLPPHQLKLKVGCIVMLIRNISIVDGLCNGTRLTVLKIGKRVLTCQIATGNKNGSIVNLPRIELNTLSSNSSLPFVLYRRQFPVRLAYALTINKAQGQTFDKVGLYIERPIFSHGQLYVALSRCTTKENIKIFIKDDPVINNIFSKKRVGFELINVTSTTCTHLQFSKKRVGFKLTNVTSTTCTHLQFSKKRVGFELSNVTSTTYTHLQFSKKRAGFELTNVTSTTYTHLQFIKKRAGFELSDVTSITHTHLQFSKT is encoded by the exons ATGATTCCCAGAAAAGCAATAGAAATGATCGATAGAACTTTTCGTGATCTTCTAGCTAATGAGATACCATTTGGTGGTAAGATAATCATTTTAGGTGGAGATTTTCGACAAGTGTTACCTGTCGTTAAAAAAGCTACACATATGCAGGTTATTaatgaaactataaaatactCTTTTCTTTGGCCATTTTTTGAAATCCTCCATTTGACAATTAATATGAGAGTTAAAGCTGGTAACCAAGAATTTGCCAATTGGTTGTTGACAATTGGCAATGGAGAACTTTTACATCTTGATGCAAGCACTCCTGATCTTTATTGTAAAGATATCATTTCttggttttttgaaaaaatcgaTTGTCTTAATACTAACTTCATTAATCACATCATATTATCACCGCAAAATGATGAAGTTAacaaagttaatgaaaatattttatcacgtGTGCCAGGTGAAGAGGTTATAAGTTATAGTATTGATAAGGCCACACTATATGGAGTAGATAAATCAGACGGGAGAGAAGAAGAAGCTACTTTAAGGTAttctattgaatatttaaactcCATAAATCTCCCGGGACTGCCACCTCATCAGCTCAAATTAAAAGTTGGATGCATTGTAATGCTGATCAGGAACATATCTATTGTTGATGGCCTTTGCAATGGAACTCGATTGACTGTTCTTAAAATAGGGAAAAGAGTATTGACTTGCCAAATTGCTACTGGTAATAAAAATGGTAGTATTGTCAATCTTCCAAGAAtagaattaaatacattatcaAGTAATTCTTCCTTACCATTTGTGCTTTATCGACGACAATTTCCTGTTAGATTAGCTTATGCCTTAACAATTAATAAGGCCCAGGGCCAAACCTTCGATAAAGTTGGGCTATATATTGAACGGCCTATTTTTTCTCATGGTCAATTATATGTGGCATTGTCAAGATGCACAACGAAGgagaacattaaaatatttattaaagatgatCCTGTCATTAACAATATT TTCAGCAAAAAGAGAGTGGGTTTTGAACTGATTAATGTGACTAGTACCACATGCACTCACTTGCAGTTCAGCAAAAAGAGAGTGGGTTTCAAACTGACTAATGTGACTAGTACAACATGCACTCACTTGCAGTTCAGCAAAAAGAGAGTGGGTTTTGAACTGAGTAATGTGACTAGTACAACATACACTCACTTGCAGTTCAGCAAAAAGAGAGCGGGTTTTGAACTGACTAATGTGACTAGTACAACATACACTCACTTACAGTTCATCAAAAAGAGAGCGGGTTTTGAACTGTCTGATGTGACGAGTATAACACACACTCACTTGCAGTTCAGCAAGACGTGA
- the LOC122269897 gene encoding protein FAM200C-like yields MGLCRYSVVSRHFLPNSVLHGCKKLREFEDLVDYLMNYLTDLSEIWLLDLEFFTKKKAQFLKSGTLDKLGFGIPQKPLVEASLKVAYHIAKSKKPHTIGETLIKPCALEMVELIIDELKVSPFPFSMQLDETTDISNYSQLLVFVRYVSLDTIKEEFLFCESLLQTTKAVDVLAMLNVFFTKQDFGWKEKLHSLRTDGAPVMLGNKSGFALLVKKKSPNVLVTHCLLHKHALATKTLPTSLKEALSKVIKTVHFIRRRALNHRLFK; encoded by the exons atgggtTTATGTCGCTATAGTGTCGTGTCCCGTCACTTTCTTCCAAATAGTGTATTACATggatgtaagaaattaagagaatttgaagacttggtcgattatctcatGAACTACTTGACCGATTTAAGTGAAATTTg GTTACTagatctagaattttttactaagaagAAAGCTCAGTTTTTGAAATCTGGAACATTAGACAAACTTGGATTTGGTATTCCACAAAAGCCTCTGGTTGAGGCATCTCTCAAAGTTGCATATCATATTGCTAAAAGCAAGAAACCGCATACTATTGGAGAGACGTTAATTAAGCCATGTGCGCTGGAGATGGTTGAATTA ATCATCGATGAATTGAAAGTATCGCCATTTCCCTTTAGTATGCAACTGGATGAAACTACAGATATCTCGAATTATAGTCAACTTCTTGTTTTTGTTCGTTACGTGTCTCTTGATACTATCAAAGAAGAATTCTTATTTTGTGAGTCTCTTTTGCAAACTACAAAGGCAGTTGATGTTTTAgcaatgttaaatgttttctttaccaAACAAGACTTCGGCtggaaagaaaaacttcattcacttcgtACAGATGGAGCACCTGTGATGCTTGGCAATAAATCTGGTTTTGCCctgttggtaaaaaaaaagtctcctaaTGTTCTTGTTACTCATTGTCTTTTACATAAACATGCGCTGGCTACAAAAACTCTTCCAACCAGCTTAAAAGAAgcattatcaaaagttattaaaactgtACATTTTATTAGACGTAGAGCTCTTAATCATCGTCTCTTTAAATAG